From Onychostoma macrolepis isolate SWU-2019 chromosome 05, ASM1243209v1, whole genome shotgun sequence, one genomic window encodes:
- the LOC131541292 gene encoding polyamine-modulated factor 1-binding protein 1-like — MATVSSNEFHLIVPDKAHSAEVKLGSDATVPCHLSPEISAVDMEIRWFKETECVCLYKNREVTEGRSYRGRTGLSTEELDRGNVSLKLREFKESDIGVYLCQVISEDKTEEITVGVEEGAKKDTDVQPVNQPSEIQGRQVHLTLHESNSTWEENQKMKMEESALITELEVNYARVLHQTMFKLFKNQGKKLEQTEMQLKASEMDLERVLKQLETITEKSGLLQNEKCIDMKESHIQQIEKQLLQITKHIEEKQIQLEEKDTQLENMSKQMNEKEKLLECTIKEMETSKQQLETLRQEKMRHEEMLEKKEQLRISELNEKSKCLEETKSLLEERDRKIKDLEKEKERLDKELQDKDRRLKDSNAKLMQTVREVEKKQNQIQGKHTQLENIHKMLSEKMRHPENKAKELEASTCQSKEKETESTNLEK; from the exons ATGGCAACTGTCAGCAGCA ATGAGTTTCATCTTATTGTCCCTGACAAAGCTCACAGTGCTGAGGTCAAACTGGGGTCTGATGCCACTGTACCGTGCCACCTATCACCTGAAATCAGTGCTGTTGACATGGAGATCAGGTGGTTTAAAgagacagagtgtgtgtgtctctatAAGAACAGAGAGGTGACAGAAGGGAGGAGCTACAGAGGCAGAACAGGTCTGTCCACTGAGGAGCTGGACAGAGGAAATGTGTCCTTGAAGTTGAGAGAGTTCAAAGAATCAGACATAGGAGTTTACTTGTGTCAGGTCATCAGTGAAGACAAAACCGAGGAGATAACAGTAGGAGTAGAAGAAGGAG CAAAGAAAGATACTGATGTCCAACCTGTGAATCAGCCATCAGAGATTCAAGGCAGACAAGTTCATCTGACACTACACGAG TCAAACAGTACTTGGGAGGAGAAtcagaaaatgaaaatggagGAATCTGCTTTAATAACAG AGCTTGAAGTGAATTATGCGAGGGTACTTCACCAAACAATGTTCAAGCTTTTCAAAAATCAAGGGAAAAAACTGGAACAAACCGAAATGCAGTTAAAGGCATCCGAGATGGATTTGGAAAGAGTCTTAAAACAACTAGAAACTATCACAGAAAAATCTGGTCTCCtgcaaaatgaaaaatgcatcGATATGAAAGAATCTCACATTCAGCAAATAGAAAAACAACTGCTACAAATAACTAAACACATCGAAGAGAAACAGATTCAGCTTGAGGAGAAAGACACGCAACTGGAGAATATGAGCAAACAGATGAATGAGAAAGAGAAGCTACTGGAGTGCACAATCAAAGAGATGGAAACCAGTAAACAACAGCTGGAGACACTGAGACAGGAGAAAATGAGACATGAGGAGATGTTGGAGAAGAAAGAGCAGTTGAGGATTTCAG AGTTGAATGAAAAATCCAAATGTCTTGAAGAAACTAaatctcttctagaagaaagaGATAGAAAGATTAAAGATctggagaaagagaaagaaagacttGACAAAGAACTTCAAGACAAAGACAGACGTCTTAAGGACAGTAATGCTAAACTGATGCAAACAGTCCGAGAGgttgaaaagaaacaaaatcagATTCAGGGGAAACACACTCAACTGGAGAATATACACAAAATGCTGAGTGAGAAAATGAGACACCCAGAAAACAAAGCGAAAGAGCTGGAAGCCAGTACATGTCAATCAAAGGAAAAGGAAACTGAAAGCACAAATCTGGAGAAATAA
- the LOC131541036 gene encoding uncharacterized protein LOC131541036 isoform X4, which translates to MANSALLAVFNRLEKTDAPKEDLQGVNEMETSTCKWEEQEAHLVDQQPGFSSQKLPDSDVKMCIFRTAKTNAHDKDFTHMLQSRIENLREVPTVDESDVILVFCPVVSRAGTDINKALERFTGKTETKLAVLVVLHHTFDPEKTVPDSSRCVNRTDILTVDCLFNEDPGLLTCQKNSDAVDKVVNWIQQGRQTGDKICPRSTDLTTTDFTNPGKNQTEPNKRQKMGNYEPSTKEVKVFSILTGKIKNCHKEFFDILRNRIKNLKEGRTADESDIILVFCPIVSRAGTDIEAALNNLVYSTGSQLTVLVVLHHTFDPEKILPDSSRCVNRTDILTVDCLFYEDTGLLKCQKNSDAVDKVVNWLLQQGRKTGVNIFPRQREKMETEINREKMETEINNDFQIVFSEESQSDSTIRCHLSPEISAVDMEIRWFKETECVCFYKNTRLIEGESYKGIMRLCIEELERGIVSLQLKNVRESYVGDYLCQVTRGNRTAEISIRKSLKTNDEVPQKTTKWCRQIDKIWTDEERIKMANSALLAG; encoded by the exons ATGGCAAATTCTGCATTATTGGCAG TTTTCAACAGGCTAGAAAAAACAGATGCACCAAAGGAAGATCTTCAGGGTGTCAATGAGATGGAAACCAGTACCTGTAAATGGGAGGAACAGGAAGCACATCTGGTTGATCAACAACCGGGATTTTCAAGTCAGAAATTACCGGACAGTG ATGTCAAAATGTGCATCTTTCGAACTGCAAAAACAAATGCCCATGATAAGGATTTTACTCACATGCTACAAAGCCGAATTGAGAATCTGAGAGAAGTTCCAACAGTAGACGAGAGTGACGTTATTCTGGTTTTCTGTCCTGTTGTGTCCCGAGCTGGAACTGACATTAACAAAGCACTTGAAAGATTCACTGGCAAGACAG AAACTAAGCTGGCTGTTCTAGTGGTGCTTCATCACACATTTGACCCAGAGAAAACCGTCCCAGACAGCAGCAGATGTGTCAACAGGACAGACATACTCACAGTGGACTGTCTGTTCAATGAGGATCCAGGATTACTGACGTGTCAGAAGAATTCAGATGCAGTTGACAAAGTTGTGAACTGGATACAGCAG GGGAGGCAAACAGGTGACAAAATATGTCCACGTTCTACTGATttaacaacaactgactttacAAACCCAGGAAAAAACCAAACCGAACCAAATAAG agGCAGAAAATGGGAAACTACGAACCTAGTACAA AAGAGGTCAAAGTGTTCTCCATTTTGACTGGAAAGATAAAAAACTGTCACAAGGAGTTTTTCGACATTCTGAGAAACCGAATTAAGAATCTGAAGGAAGGACGTACAGCGGACGAGAGTgacattattttagttttctgtCCTATTGTTTCTCGAGCTGGAACTGACATTGAAGCAGCACTGAACAATTTAGTTTACTCTACAG GTTCTCAGCTAACTGTTCTAGTGGTGCTTCATCACACGTTTGACCCAGAGAAAATACTCCCAGACAGCAGCAGATGTGTCAACAGGACAGACATACTCACAGTGGACTGTCTGTTCTATGAGGATACAGGATTACTGAAGTGTCAGAAGAATTCAGATGCAGTTGACAAAGTTGTGAACTGGTTATTACAGCAG GGGAGGAAAACAGGTGTCAACATCTTTCCACGTCAGA GAGAGAAAATGGAGACTGAAATCAACA GAGAGAAAATGGAGACTGAAATCAACA ATGACTTTCAGATAGTTTTCTCTGAAGAATCTCAATCAGATTCCACCATTCGGTGTCACCTATCTCCTGAAATCAGTGCTGTCGATATGGAGATCAGAtggtttaaggaaacagaatgtgtgtgtttctataAGAACACACGGTTGATAGAGGGGGAGAGTTATAAAGGCATAATGAGGCTATGCATTGAGGAGCTGGAGAGAGGAATTGTGTCCTTACAGCTGAAGAATGTCAGAGAATCATATGTTGGTGATTACCTGTGTCAGGTCACCAGAGGAAACAGGACAGCGGAGATATCAATAAGGAAAT CATTAAAGACCAATGATGAAGTGCCTCAAAAAACAACCAAATGGTGTAGACAG